The sequence CTTCGTTATAATGCAGGGCTCTCCAAAATCTCATCCGAGGCGCTATCCGATGGCCCAGCCCACCATGGCTTCGATGCCCGCATTGAAAGACGCATTCCATCAGCTCCGGAACCGCATGGAGAAGGCGGTCGAGGACTTCCGCAAGGAACTGGCAGCCACCCGCACCGGTCGCGCGAACGTCCACATGGTGGACAGTGTGAAAGTGGAGTACTACGGCTCGGAGCTGCCGCTGAACCAGGTGGCGCAGGTGCACGCGCCGGAAGCACAGCTCATCACGGTCACCCCCTTCGATCCCACCGCTCTGGGGGCCATCGAGAAGGCGATCCGCAGCGCCGACCTCGGCCTGAACCCGATGAACGACGGCAAGATCATCCGGGTGCCGGTGCCGGCCCTGACCGAGGAA comes from Terriglobales bacterium and encodes:
- the frr gene encoding ribosome recycling factor, coding for MAQPTMASMPALKDAFHQLRNRMEKAVEDFRKELAATRTGRANVHMVDSVKVEYYGSELPLNQVAQVHAPEAQLITVTPFDPTALGAIEKAIRSADLGLNPMNDGKIIRVPVPALTEERRKEMVKHLHKALEEHRTAVRNIRRDGNEIIKKALKDKKITEDEERRSHDELQKLTDDEIKKMEDLSKGKEKEVMQV